The DNA region GTGAAGAGCCTTGGAAATTTCTTGAACATACTGAAAGTGAACAATGTCGGTAtaatgtttcctttttcttcatTTCACCAGGATAATTTTTTTGAACAGCTTTAAGAATATTAGGATTATTAAACTTCATTAAAGGCATATATGAATGCATCCTGCTTATGTATGTCACTGCTGCAGGTTCCTCCTTTCTTGGTGCGAAAAGTATTCACTCAGATATTCTCATTTATCAATGTACAGCTATTTAACAGGTAAAATATTTAAACCTGAGCAGCTACTTAACTGTTGGCTTGAAATTCCGTAAATGTCTTATTGAGTTTCATTTGAACATGGTCTGTCTGTCTTCAGTCTGCTATTGAGAAGGGAGTGCTGTTCATTCAGTAACGGCGAGTACGTAAAAGCAGGATTAGCTGAACTTGAACATTGGTGCTATAGGGCTACTGACGAGGTAATATTAGCTATTCTTTTTACATGTCTCGAATGATGCTAGATAATATAAACATATTCATGAAGGAAGATTGCATAATAATTTGTTCTAGACCATATGGCAGTGTTTATACCCATGCTTTTTCTGTGTCTGACAGCAAAAGGAATTaaagataaaatagtttttttccTCCAAAACAGAACAAAAACAATTCTGTGTTTTTTCGTGTGACATATTGTTCGAATGCTTGCAACTGAGCATCAATATTGATTTCTCATCTAGCGCTCTTCCTACTTGCAGTATGCAGGTTCAGCATGGGATGAGCTTAAACATATTAGACAAGCTATTGGTTTCCTGGTAATTTGTATTTCTATTTTCTCGTATAATGACTTGCATGCAATATTTGGTTAGCAGGACCAACAGATGAGAGCCGAGACAAAACTGATAGAGAAGTGTAGATTGCAGTATTAAAAATGGCCAAATCAAATATACAGTTCTCTCACGTATATCAATTTTTACAGGTAATTCATCAAAAGCCAAAGAAAACGTTGGATGAAATAAGTCATGACCTTTGTCCGGTAAGAGATAATTAACTATTGTTTAATTTTTCCCCATCTGCTAGAAAAGATGCATTTCCTTGGAGTTTGTTTACAACCCCGTGACCTCCTTTTCAGGTACTTAGCATACAACAGCTATACAGGATTAGTACTATGTACTGGGATGACAAGTATGGAACACATAGTGTTTCCCCAGAGGTAAGCTTCACATTGTGTTGCATTTCATTTCACCTGACAAGAATTGACCACATGTGATTTATCATATTAGGTTATATCAAACATGAGAGTATTAATGACAGAAGACTCCAACAATCCTGTAAGCAATTCATTTCTGCTGGATGATGACTCAAGGTTACTATCGCTTTGCTCCTATCAATTTCTTGTCCTATGCCACCTAATGTGATATGCTTCTACTTACTCATCTGCACTTCAAAATGCAGCATACCGTTCTCCGTCGATGACATATCTAAATCAATGGAGCAGATCGACATCTCTGACATTGAGCCACCTCCATTGATTCGGGAGAACTCCGGCTTTGTATTCCTGTTGCCGCCACCTGAATAGATGCGTGGCGTGAGTGCGAACTTGGGCGTGGAATGCAGGTACCCAGAACGATGATTGGGCGGTCTATGAAGTGCGAGGTTTCTCTAGTTACGAATGTCCAATGCAATGAGGTACACGGCTTCCTTGTTTGCACCTTTGCAGCTTTACAGATAGGAGTTGACCATCCGCTACATGGCAAATGTATCAAATCCACAAACTCTTTGTGGCATGCCTGGACTCACCTAGTGTTGATCCACCTCTAGTCAAGTAGTTGCGCCTcagtgctattttttttttttttttggcctttttGTTTCCCTTCATCTATGCGTTTTGATTTATTCTTCTGAAGTTCAGAGCTGTCATACACTAGTTCAAGTCAAACTAGTTTAGAAGGTCTTAGCAAAATCAGTAGAAATCCATTCTTTCCTTAGGCTATTATTTAGTTCTAGAGCACTTTGAGGTGTCTGCAAGAGTTGGGTAAtaggttttttttctctcttccagTTAAATGATTTTCATGGCTTCGTTGTACTGGTCTTGCGTATAGAACATTGAACACCATAATGATGttgattattattttgtatGAAATTAATATCTGAGTTCACCATTTTTTTGGAAGAAAATTCACCAATATTTCTGTACCGTTTTGCTCTGTAGCACTTCGTTTTCATCCTTCTGTTTCCTGAGATTCTACACTGGgtagcccagcccagcccagcagCTCGTGCGAATGCGACGGCGTCTCAACTGACGAAGAGGCTCCCCTAAAAAAAACTGACGAAGAGGCTCCCTTAAAAAATCTGAAGAAGAggcctctcaaaaaaaaaaggaaaaaaaacactgacgaagaggaggatgatagggttcccctcccctctcccagTCCCGCTGCCGCTCTCCCCCTACAAAGCCCTAAACTCGTGCGAGCCGCCGTCCTCCTCCACCCGATCCAGGCGCCATGGCGCGAGGTGCGTCTAACTCTGCAGCCAAAGCCTCACGAATCCATCGCCCAGCCTCCATTCTCTGCCTTCTGCCTTCCGCACGCGTCGCCCATCCACCGTGAGAGATCGCCGGGGCGAGGCGAGGCCAGCCATGGCGGCGCCCTTCGTCTACCGCAGCTCCTCCATCGCAACAGTACGTCAGCGCTCCCCTTCTGTCCCCTGGTGCTGATCGAGAGACTGCGTTTCTCATGGTTTTCTCCCTCGCCGTCGCTTCGCTCGGGTGGTAGATCCGCCACCGGGggttttgggggggggggggggtgttgctccgccgccacctctgccGCCCGCCAGAGCTCGCCGGGGTGGTAGATCCACCCCTGATCTCAGGTCTTGTCtgcttttccttttattttcaattgttgtcttctttcctttttctttatcATTATCGGGGATTGGttagttacttgtgaagatatTAAATATACTTAAAAGCAATGCGCTATTGAAAAGCACTTAATATGATGCACTCCATGTTCATGCGGACTTTGCTCGACGATTGTGAGACCTTGGATCAGTGAACGATGAGCTCGTAGAATGGCTTAATTCCTTCTCAAAAGTTTAGGGTTTAGTCTCATTTTGAAGATGAGTATATGACAAATTTGTTCATGTCATGGGGGTGTTCTGATCTGCTAGCCTGATGATTAGCATTGTTTGCATTAAGAACGGAGATCTGAATGCGCTGCTCTGTTGAAGCCCGCTTGACTGCAGCTGCGGTGCATCGGGTCAGCCTTGGCAGGCAGGCTCGCTCGATGACTGCCCTACTACTCCCTCTGTTCTTTTTATCTAGGTAGTTCCCTCTGGAGGAAACTGCAACCACACCTACACAACCCCAACGCACatgcacacatacatacatacatgtattcCCCCTGCTCCTCTTCCGCTGTTCCAAGGAGCTGTCCGAGTGGGGTCCGGGTGATGCGCTTGTAGACACAAAATTTATGAAGGCTCTGGCAGATTGGAGGAATGCCCTTCCTAACTTTATTGCTAATTTGTTTAACAAGTACGTGATTATGAAGCTTTTTTAATTTTGAAGTGCTGCAATACAGCCTGGGCTGCTTTTCCAATGGTTGGTATTGTGGTAATGGTTTTGCGATATCTTTCTGTGACTGATATGTGagttgcaaacttgcaataTTCCACCCCGTGGGCAAAGTAGCAGATGACGAGAAGCAAAGACAAGGACCTCTGCAGTGCTCCTGATTAATAGAGGGCACAATAGTATGATGACTCTGTCTAGGGGAATCTCTGATGCTAATGCCAGTTTTTTTATACAGCTTATGGAATAGATGAGTTTGATGCGTGCTTAACCATGCTAGTAATAGTTCTCTGTTGAATTGGAGTAATGCATGTTTGTGCAAGTTTTTTTGTGTAATTGTGTGTGCGTGTCAACAAAGCTGGCTAATTAGGCTCTGGGGAATACATTTGTAGATGCAGACATTATGAAATATGTGGGAGATTAGAAAGAATGCCCCTACTAGATTCGTCTGACCTATTTAACAAGTTCCTGCTTGCTATAAACATTTTTCTCTGATGTTAGTTTAGTGCTTGTTCTCTACTTGTTTTGAATCTGAACTCTGAAGGCTTCCGTGTTGGTACCATCTTCTGTTGATTTACAGCATGGCCTGAAAATGAGCTTGGAGGATTGTTCTCTGGACACTTGGCTAGTGTATAAGTTTCATATTTCACCGTGCAAGAAAAATTGTAGATGACGAGAAGAAAGACAAGGACATCTGCAGTGTTCCTGATTCAAATTAGGGACGCAATAGCATGATGACTCCGTCTAGGGGAATCTCTGATGCTTATCTAAATTTTGGTGGCTTATTTTCTTGCAAGTTGTCTCCTTGTGGTTTTGTTTGGATTTAACTTTTAAGTGCAATTTGGAGGAGTTATGGCTAGTATGCGAGTTGCAATATTTTACCATTGCACTGCATAAAAAGATTGGTAGATGATGAGGAGAAAGACAAGGACAACCTTTTTTAGCTTCCCTGGTGATTCAATTGCTTTATGTGCTATTAATTAGACTAGAAGATGAAGATGCTTATGAAGCTGTGTTAACTGACTACTCTAAATGCATAATATATTGTTAGAAGCTTCTCCTTTCTaaagttttttcttctctcatttGTGAGATAAGTTTGTGTCATGAGGGGTATCATGATATGTCAGCCTGATGATTACAGTTGTTTGCACTAAGAATGGAGATCTGAATGTGATTCTCTGTTGAAGCCTGCCTGGCTGCTGTGGTGGATCAGTggtagtgcagtagtagtactccctccagtcacaaatacTCCCTGTGTGTCACTATATGTCCATCTTTCTCCTCTGATTTTCTTCCACTGAGCATGCTAAGTAGGCTTCAGGGAGCACATGTGTAGATGCAAAACTATGAAGGCTTTGGCAGATCAAAAGAATGCCCCCATAGATTCATTTGACTTACTTTATGAGTTCTTGATAGCTACATACTTGTTTGTTTGATATTAGTTTGGTACTGATGACATTCGCTGCTTGGTAATCACTactttttttgaatttgaaggcTAACTTTCTCTATGCTGGTGCCATTTTCTGGTGGTTTAGCTTTGATGATTGTTGTCTGGAATACAGCCACTCTCTGTTAATTCTTTTCTTGAGGAAACATGGCTGGTGTGAGTTGCCATATTCCACCGCACAAGAAAAATTGACAGATGACAATAAGAAAGACAGGGACATCTGCAGTGTTCCCAATTCAAATTAGGGACGCAATAGCATGATGACTCCGTCTAGGGGAATCTCTGATCCTGATCTCAATTTTGGTGGCTTATTTCTGTCAAGTTGTCTCCTTGTGTTTTTGTTTGGCTTTAAGTGCTCTTTGGAGGAATGGCTGGTATCGCTATGTGAGTTGCAATGTTTCACCATTTCACTGCATAAGTAATGGTAGATGACGAGAAGCAGGACAAGGACATCTGCAGTGTTCCCAAAATCAGGAACGCAATAGCATGCTGACTCCGTCTAGGGGAATCTCTGATGCCAATATCAAGCTTTTTAGCCTATTTTCTAGTAAGTTTGTCTCTTTTTCTTGAAAGCATGTTTGGCTTTAGAGGTTCTCTTTGAGCATTCCTCAGTGATATGCACCTAATCTGTGACTCTTTttgtttaatttgtttttcttttgagtaTTAAGATGTACAAGCTAGATGGGTGTATGCTTGATAAACCTTGGATGCAGCTAGTACTGGTATAGGTAACCTCTAGAACGCGGCCGACTGCAAGCTTACTGGCTGCAGCTTACATATATGCCCGCTTCAGTGTTTGCACGGGGACGTTCTGGTCTGCCAGCCTGATGATTACCTTTGCACTAAGAATGGAGATCTGAATACACTTGTTCGTTGAAGCTGGCTTGGCCGCTGTGGTGGATCATGTACTCCCTCTGTTCCCAAATATAAGTAATTTTCTCTTAGGGGAGAATGGTgcaatccatccatccatccattcaTAATGTCACTCTGCTTTTCTTCCACCAAGCTGGCAAAGCGGGCTCCGACGAGTGTTTGTGTagctacaaaaattatgaagGATTTGGCAGATGCATAGAATGTCCCTGTAGTACCGTTGCATCATGTGCTTGTCAAGTCACAAGTCACTAAGAATGGAGATCTGAATACACTTCATCGTTGAAGCTGGCTTGACCGCTGTGGTGGATCatatactccctctgtttccAAACAGACAAGTAATTCTCTCTAAGGAGAGAATGATACCATTGattcatccatccatccatgcatgcatatatcacTGTGGTTTTCTTCCACCAAACTGGTTGTGCGGGCTCTGGTGATTGTTTGTGTAGATGCAAAAATTTTGAAGTCTTTTGGCAGATGCATAGGATGCCTTGTACTGTTGCATTATGTGCTAGAGGAAAGGTGTTTGTGAAGTCATATGAGTCAACTAGTTCAAATACAGATGTATAATGCATTTTGAAAATGTTGTGATATATTGGTATCATTTTGAGATTAATTGTTGGGGGTGTTTCGGCTTTGTTATCGGGGCATTCTAATCTACCAGCCTGAtgattagaccatctccaatcatattcccttcatttcgttcccttcccgattcccttccccgttcttattccctttatttcctctcatctccaacagcttcccctcgaggggaatcgcgaagggaatagagagagaatcccgttctgaagggaatgactctgggaatcccgtcatgacgggaaccgtgaagagaaaccgttggagcgctgaagggaacgaaaatcccgtcgtgaagggattttggcccctgaagagaaaccgttggagatggtcttactcTGCATTAAGAACGGAGATCTGAATGCACTTTCCCTGTTGAAGCCTGCTTGCCTGCCATAGTGGATGGTctgccgcctctctctctctctctctctctctgtgtgtgccTGTCTGTACCTCTCTCACTCCATCTGTACGAGATTGTCCATCAACCAAAAGGGCTAAGCGGGCTCTTGGGAATGTATATGTAGATGCAAGAATTATGAAGGTTTGGCAGATGAAAAGAATGCCCCTTGACCGAACAGTTTTTATAATGAGTGTGCAAGCTTTGGTTTTTGACCTTTTTTTGCATCCCTGATTGCTGAATTGTCTTCAGGCCTGTGGTTGAACTGTTCTTTGCAagctctttttttaaaaaaaaaaaaaatctctttgaGGTGCTAAAGCAAATGTCGGGGTTCTGAATAGTTTTTGTTGTCAAAGGAACTATCACAAGtatgaatttttaagtatctattaGAGATGACCTAAACAGTATTATGGATCCTCATTTTTATCAGAAAAGTTGCTTTCAACTGGTGCTACAGTATCTCAGCCATATCACTGTACCGTTGGAAGCCGGCTATGCTGGAGGCCGATATGGGCAGCAGCCAGCGGCAAAACCAACGGCACAGTGATGACTGCGTCTTTGCaagctcttttttttaaaaaaaaaaatctctttgaGGTGCTAAAGCAAATGTCGGGGTTCTGAATAGTTTTTGTTGTCAAAGGAACTATCACaagtatgaattttttttatgacttGAATCTAATGTACAGGTCTACATTGATCCAGTTGATGATTTGTAATGCAGGGTTGGAGTTTGTTGAAGAAATGAACATGCTATGGAATGACAACTAGTCAGGTGCTCTAAAGTTGAGATGAATCATTGCCATGACCGGCGAGTTAATGTTGCTCTAAAGGTGGCGTGAAGAGATGAAGTACAAAACCTGGAGGTGCTGCTGGACAAGCTGCGAGAACGGCTACAATACTTGCGAATGTGTTCCTGTAGTTTATAGCCGAAGCACTAGTGATATTTCGTTCTTTTGGGAACTTTGTAGGATGTGGTTGAATCTGATGGTGTTTTGCACGGTATGGTGCTCATCTGTTGTTATCTCTAGCAATTAGGAGTGATCAGGATAGTGGAGTGTTAATAGAGGTCGATTATGCACACAGGTAGTCCATTATGTAGTGATTTGGACGATTACTAGTACATCTGCTTGGCAAGCTCTCACGTCTTGTTTCGTGCGGCGTGTTGTGCTTGTGCACCGTTCGACCGTGCAATGTGCTTCTTATCTTGTATTTTTCACTGGCATCTACCGTTCGACCATTTGAATCTGTAACGAAATCTGTTTAGTTATAACGAATTTTGCTGTAAATAGCATTTGAATCTGAACTGAATGCTATTTACAGTTATAACGAATTGGTATAACGAAATTGCTATACACGATTCTACCGTTCGACCACTCGCCGGCTACAGTTATAACGAAATCTGAACTGAATGCTGTTTACAGCGAAAGTCTCAAGCCGTGCAAACAACAAACCATCCATTCttcgtatttttttaaaagaaaaaaatcattaataaaattttctttttactGGTGCACGACTTTCATATTTTTACATGGCCTTCAAATGAAGATATTTGGTTCCTTTTCTTAAGAGAATTAGTAGCTTGGTGATTCATCATGCTAAATTTGAGTTGTTTAATGTTCAATATGCGATACTGGACAATAAAATGACAATGGAGAGGAAATCAAAATGTCCTGACAAAACAGAGAAGCCATATGAGAACGCACAAGATAAAAATAGGCCAAAATATGGACAGCAAAGAATCGGTTGCTAGCGAGGACCATACATTCATTATCAAAGACCAAGTAGGAAAGCATAAATAATGCAACTACTCAACTAAAAGTAAAATTCTGATAATAGCCAGATATCTAGGTAGGTGTAGCCTTACAGCAAGACGCCCTCATATGGTTCTTCGAGCTGGAAGGAGCACGAAATAATACACCAACTCAACTTGCTTCGGCACGAAACAGATAACTCTACATCTCACGAATTGACAGAAAGTAGACCATCACATTGCTTCTGGAGTTGGAACGAGCTAACGAACGTTTAGTTGAAGCCTCCTGCATAGCAGGACGCACAACAGTGACATGCGTATCCCCATAGCAGTGCTCAGTGGAAGTCCACTCATGTAAAGAGACCATAAACTCTGCATGAAACGAAGCAATCAATCCCCATGGAGCAAGTAGAGTAGGTATCAACCAACATGCACCTGGAAGTTCTCACATAACACACCTTGTACGGCCACCTGCTCTAGCATCGAGTGGACCTAATCCACCTGCTGACCTGCACTTCATGCAGCTcgccatgtatatatatgtgagaAGGATGGGCTGTTTTCTTCAAAACAggtgagaaatcaagttttaACAGTTCAAGAGCCCTAGAAGCTTCACAATGAAAGGATCTAGTGAGCATGGCGAGACCTCGAAGGCGCCCCTGAGCAGGGGGGTCAGCAAAGGAGTGTCAGTACTGGATCTCATACTTCGCTCCATTGCCATCATTGGAACCCTTGCTAGTGCCATTGCCATGGGCACTACCAACGAGACGCTGCCTTTCTTCACACAGTTCATCCAGTTCAAAGCGCAGTACAGTGATCTCCCGAGTCTCACGTAAGCCAACCTCAACACTTGATAGCAACACTTTCAGATAACGTGTGAGTATCTGATGCTCCAactgtttcaattttttttgttgacaGGTTCTTTGTCGTGGCAAATTCTATTGTCTGCGCCTATCTCATCCTTTCACTCCCGCTATCTATTGTGCACATCATTAGGAGCAGGGCTAAATACAGcaggttgctcttgatctttcTTGACGCGGTAAGACTACCTCTTTGTCTACTTCGAAGCATATTGAAAGCTAAAAAATCATCCGGCATGAAAGTATGCGTGGTTTCTCAACTAGTAcattgaagaaaaaagaagcatCAGCAAGTATATCAACTGGTCACCTGTTTTCCTTGTGATTCTTTTGAAGGCAATGCTGGCACTGGTGACTGCGGGAGCATCTGCAGCAGCAGCTATTGTGTACTTAGCACACAAGGGTAATGTCAGGGCAAACTGGCTTGCTATTTGCCAGCAGTTCGACTCATTCTGCGAGCGTATCTCTGGCTCCCTCATTGGTTCGTTTGGAGCCATGGTTATCCTGATACTGCTAATATTACTCTCTGCCATTGCCCTGGCGAGGCGCTAGACCAAATCGTGCATCGTTTGCTTCCAGCAGTGTGAATTGTGATATGATGGTGTGGTTATTGGACTCACTGGCTTAATGTAATCATCCGTGTGCCTAGTTGCCTCTTGCTATGATCCTCTCCTATCTCAAGTGTCGCCTTAAATCTatacttcttttcttttgatggTGTGTACTTCATATATAGAAGCTAGAGAAAATGAGTATAAATGCACTGTTATCAATTGATTCCTGTAATTTTCAAAAGAGTTATTGGTATATTGTTGTCCAAGTAGACCAAAAAATGATAAATGTCATTAGCTTATAAATCCATACCTGCTAGTGGCAGTGAAACCATGACAGTTTTGATTTGACTGATCAGGGATCTACCAACTATTTCAAGTCTCTGGTATACAAGCAGAAATGAAAATTCATTCATAGGTGTTTGCCACCTTTCATTTTTCAATTCAATAGTAGAATACCCATAATCACGGCGCTGAAAGACCGGCAGTTTTACGGTCAACCTGAGCACAACCAGCAACCTTTTTTAGCCCTCGTTTATCCATTGATATTCGCACTGTCTCCACCCCCAACCATTCACTGTATGATGCATAAATGCCAGAGAGCATCACATAGTCACCACTTGCATCTCCACTCATGTTAAGAAGCCTCTCCTGAGCAAGCTTGCCCAGAGCCACATTCCCATGGGTTCTGCAGGCACCAAGCAGTGTCCTCCATACCACCGCACTTGGTTCGCACCTCATGCTGCTCACAACTGCAAATGCTTCATCCAGTAGACCCGCACGGCCAAGCATGTCCACTATGCAACTGTAGTGCCTTGCATTAGGCTCAATCCTATACCTGCCTTTCATCAGAGAGAAATATCTCTGACCATCTTCAACCAGTCCAGCATGGCTGCATGCACCGAGCACACATAGGAAAGAAATCTCATTTGGGTGAATTCTCTCTTCAAGCATTTTATTGAAGAATTCGACAGATTGCTCCGCTTGTCCATGCAAGGCTAGTCCTCCAATGATCGAGTTCCATGTCCAGACATCCCTCTCCTTCATCCCATTAAAGACTTCCATTGCAGTGTTAACATCCCCACACTTTGCGTACATTGATACCAATGCATTTCCGGTTAAAATACTTATCGATGGCCTGTCTTCCAAGTGCAAAGCATGTATCATCTTCCCCACATCAAGCGACCCTGCGTTCGCGCAGCACGACAGCAAACTAACAATAGTTGCCTCATCAGGCATCCACCCTGCACCCCTCATCTCATCAAATACGTCCAACGCTTGCTCCAGCATTCCCTGCGAGGCGTACCCAGTGATGATGGTGTTCCACGAAACCACATCCTTCTCCGGCGCACGGTCGAACAGCTCCCTCACTTTCTCCATCTCCCCATGCTTCGCATACGCACCCAGCATCACGTTCCAGCACACCATGTCCTTGTGCCGGCAAACATCAAACATTTGCCTCGCCACGCCCAAGTTGCCTCTGGCCGCATGCCCAGCTATGACAGCCGACCACGCCACGATGTCTCGCTCGCCAGCCTCATCAAGAAGCGCACCGGCGATCCCCAAATCCCCACACTTGGCATGCATGTTGATGAGTGCATTCCTCACGAAGGCATCCTCCAAGAAGCCCAGTTTCACGACAACCCCGTGGACCTGGCGCCCGGCGCGAGAACACTGCAAGCCGGTGCAGGCCCGGAGGATGTAGCAGAACGTGAAGCCATCGGGCCTCAGCCGCGCCGCCTCCATGCGTCCGTACACCGCGAATGCCGCGTCAGGCGCGGCGGCGTGCGCGTACCCGCGCAGCATGGCGTTGTGCATG from Phragmites australis chromosome 8, lpPhrAust1.1, whole genome shotgun sequence includes:
- the LOC133926561 gene encoding casparian strip membrane protein 1; this translates as MKGSSEHGETSKAPLSRGVSKGVSVLDLILRSIAIIGTLASAIAMGTTNETLPFFTQFIQFKAQYSDLPSLTFFVVANSIVCAYLILSLPLSIVHIIRSRAKYSRLLLIFLDAAMLALVTAGASAAAAIVYLAHKGNVRANWLAICQQFDSFCERISGSLIGSFGAMVILILLILLSAIALARR
- the LOC133926560 gene encoding pentatricopeptide repeat-containing protein At5g15300-like, with product MERGEEILKQICFSSKKAYSGSTRQPVFFPHHRSSCAVLPLRRSPPAGRHARGSSPPQPCYLLGHRDLQEGEISALQGMIRKGSARLSPRALKQIHGNLVVNGIASRGLQPLRELLLSCIASFHGSMDYARRLFDEIPHPDLFMHNAMLRGYAHAAAPDAAFAVYGRMEAARLRPDGFTFCYILRACTGLQCSRAGRQVHGVVVKLGFLEDAFVRNALINMHAKCGDLGIAGALLDEAGERDIVAWSAVIAGHAARGNLGVARQMFDVCRHKDMVCWNVMLGAYAKHGEMEKVRELFDRAPEKDVVSWNTIITGYASQGMLEQALDVFDEMRGAGWMPDEATIVSLLSCCANAGSLDVGKMIHALHLEDRPSISILTGNALVSMYAKCGDVNTAMEVFNGMKERDVWTWNSIIGGLALHGQAEQSVEFFNKMLEERIHPNEISFLCVLGACSHAGLVEDGQRYFSLMKGRYRIEPNARHYSCIVDMLGRAGLLDEAFAVVSSMRCEPSAVVWRTLLGACRTHGNVALGKLAQERLLNMSGDASGDYVMLSGIYASYSEWLGVETVRISMDKRGLKKVAGCAQVDRKTAGLSAP